Below is a window of Naumovozyma castellii chromosome 9, complete genome DNA.
CACTCCATTATAGAACATAACTAAAAGCTAATTGTAGATTAGTATACCCCCGCCTGCCAAGATGATGCGTGGtttcaaacaaaaattgataaagaagacCTCGGGTTCCTCCTCCTCGAGTAGCAGCGGTAATAATAGCAGCAGCAATAGcaaaaagaaggaaagagaaaagaatgaGAAGTCGTCGACAACTTCTACGGGGTCTACCGCAAATTCCTCGTCTGGATCAAGAAAATCTTCAACTTCGAAGGAATCAAGACATACTGCCAATAAATCAACTTCAAGTTCTACTTCCACTGCCAAACATCATTCTCAAAATGGTTCTTCGTCATCCACTCCATcaacatcttcatcgtccAATTCTTCCTCTACCAAGACAGAATCTAAATCAAAGAGTGATCATGGCAAAAGTAACCATTCTGCAACTTCATCAACAGAAACTGTAAAGGACAATACCCAAGCAAAATCATCCAATCATCATTCCTCTCATCCAAATACAGAGTTACAAACACCAACAGTGACGATAACAACAAATGCAACTAATACCACTCCAATTCCTAAACCACATCCGACTTTGTTGGCTGCTGCCTCCGCTATAGCACCATCTTCCCCAACATCAAACAATACACAACCAACTGCAACATCACCGGGAATAGATATCCCTAGATCTTCTCATTCCTTTGAAAGATTACCCACTCCAACAAAATTAAATGCAGACTCGGATTTGGAATTAGTAAAGACTCCCCAACGTCATTCATCTTCCAGATTTGAACCTTCAAGATATACACAATTGAcaaaattaccaaatttCGATGAAGTATCACCAGAGGAAAGAATTGCCCTTTTCATTGCTAAAGTAGATCAATGTAATACCATGTTTGATTTCAATGATCCAAGTTTTGACATTCAAGGAAaggaaattaaaagaattaCATTACAAGAATTAATCGAATTCATTGTCACAAATAGATTCCAATACAGTAATGAAATGTATTCTCATGTAGTGACCATGTTCAAGATCAATTTATTTAGACCCATTCCACCACCGGTAAACCCTATTGGTGATATCTATGATcctgatgaagatgaaccTGTTAATGAATTGGCTTGGCCTCACATGCAATTAATTTACGAATTCTTTTTAAGATTTGTGGAATCCCCTGATTTTAATCATCAAATTGCCAAACAATACATTgatcaaaatttcatcttgaaattgttagaattatttgatagtGAAGACATCAGAGAACGTGATTGCTTGAAGACTACTCTTCATCGTATCTACGGGAAATTTTTAAGCTTAAGAAGTTTTATTCGTCGTTccataaataatattttcctaCAATTCACTTACGAAACGGAAAGATTCAACGGTATTGcagaattattagaaattCTGGGATCTATCATTAACGGGTTTGCATTACCATTAAAGGAAGAACATAAAGTCTTCTTAGTTAGAATCTTAATCCCATTACATAAAGTTCGCTGTCTTTCATTATATCATCCACAATTAGCTTATTGCATAGTGCAATTCTTAGAAAAGGAACCATTATTAACTGAAGAAGTGGTGATGGGTCTCTTACGTTATTGGCCAAAGATTAATTCTACCAAGGAGATCATGTTCTTGAacgaaattgaagatatatttGAAGTCATTGAACCATtggaatttattaaagTGGAAGTCCCAttatttgttcaattgGCTAAATgtatttcatcatcacaTTTCCAAGTCGCTGAAAAAGTATTAAGTTATtggaataatgaatatttcttaaaCCTTTGCATAGAAAACGCTGAAGTCATATTACCAATCATTTTCCCAGCATTATACGAGTTAACTTCGCAATTAGAATTGGAAtcgaataataatagtaattcTGATTTGAATGGTGGAATGTTAAATAGTAACCCTGGTATGGGTGGTTCAGGTAATGCGGATGTCGATAATCTAAATGGGCTTTGTGATCCATACATGTTAGTGGAACAAGCTATAAATTCTGGTTCATGGAATAGAGCCATTCATGCAATGGCATTTAAGGcattgaagattttcttAGAAACAAATCCTGTATTATATGAAAATTGTAACGCATTATACCTATCGAGTGTTAAAGAGACagaaaagaggaaaataCAAAGAGAggaaaattggaaaaaattggaagaatatgtggataatttaaaaattagTGACTATAATAAGAAAAgtgaaaatggaaatgaaaataataatgatgatatgCATGATGATTCGGAACACACAAACAATGTTCAATCCAAAGAGAATACTGTTAGCAATACCATGGATGAAAGCGGTCATGCTAGTTTAAAAGATCACGATATATTTGAAGGAGCTGAAGAGGCAATACCGGAGAGTGACAGtgaagataatgatgacgatgataaTACTAACGATCTCACAGGTAGCAGTAATGCTATGAATATGGATGCCGGTAATGATATAGAGTTATAAAGAATACGCAATGCTTGTACAATATCCAATGGGGAAAtttaatataaaaaaatgagataagaaaaatatatatgcATACACAAAAGGTCTCatttttgtttcaattcaaacattcattcatttcCTAATGGCCGCAGGCAAGATATCAACTTATGTAACCCTTTTGAACAAGGTAACGAATTCTCCCActttcttttatttatatatcGTATAACATTTGGCacattttattaattgattaatCCCTTTACTTTACTCCATAAATGATATGAAATGGTATTCcgttatttatttatttatttattttatgttAGGTAAAAAAGTAAAAGACTCTCTTTCTAAACGTAATTCGAACTACGTCccttgaagaaaaattcaattataACAGCCTGGAGGATACTAACGGCGACGGTTACACCGATACCCAGGAATGCTAACCACCTTAGTCTAGATTTGGTGGAATTCACGGTATGCATATTTCTCCATTCCCTTGCTCTTAAATATTGTAATAGTTTTGAAATCTTATCCAAACTTCTATCAATCTCTTCAATGGAGTTATAAGCAAGCAAATCTTCCGCAGcaatattatcattggTGATAGGACGTTCTTTTTCTATGATAATTTCGACCACTTTGTCCTCATTACCGTAGTTATTCATATAGCAGAAAGAATATTGCCCCACACCAAATGATTTTAGTAAGAAATCAGAAGctttcttttgttcttctctACCAATGGCAGATCCATCTGGCCCAATAATCTCGAAATCAATGTCATAATCACCACCTGTTAATACTTGGAACCCTACAACAATCGTATCATCTTCGCTATCCATGTCGTAATAGAAACATTCCTTACCATGAGCAGGTAGTGCGATACCCAAGTGAGTATTTGCCGAGTATACAGTGCTAGTAAAAGCAAAAAGCAATGCAAAAAATAAGCAGTATAGTTTATTTGTCATTGTCATTTTGAACTCTCTATTAATTGTTGAGTGTGGGCATGTGTTTTAATGACAAACTGTTTATTTATGTTACAgctgaaatttcaatgttgGATCAAGATACGTAGTCCATTAGTCTCCATATTGTTGTGCCGGCATCTGTAATTTGCGTGCTAAAAACGAAAAAACCAAGGCATCAAGGACTAAACTAACGACAATCCCGACCCAAACTTAAAACACCAGTATTTGAAATCTAGACATCTCTAGAATACGTTTTTAGCTCTTCATGTATTGTAGAATCTTATAGATGTTAGAAATTTGTACAAAAAAGAACATAGCAAGTGAATTCACGTGTTAAAGAAGCATTCTGCTACTTTCTGAAAATCATTTGTAGTGAAAACAAAATACACTGTTCAATTTTTAAACGTTATAAGCTGGCTTCGTATGTAAATTTCCCCCAACTCAATTGTTGCAATACTTGTTCTTTTCTCGCATGTATCTGCTAAATATAGTTAAGAGAACTATCATTTAGCTTTTAGCGGGACAGATTCAATACTCTTGAAATTCTTAAAGACGTTTCAAGTGCCATTCTACAAACAGTGGCCTCGCCAAAAGAAGGTAGTATCGTATATTGTGGTTGCAAATATATCCATGAGACGTATACCTATCCATAAGGAGCATCTTTTACTCAGATACCGAGGTGATCGTGGTTCTTCAATCCGATATCTTAAAATTCATAACCATCGACTAACGCCTTCAACTGGAACACAGCCAAAAGACTTTCAAAGCCAACAATCAGGACCTATACTAGGAAGTATTATTGAGAAACATGAAATAAACGGAGGCTCAAGTTCAGAAGCAGAAATTGCGGAtgtattaaataatttgaagGAGCAGAACgtcaacaacaacaaaaataataatgataaggAACATTTAAGTAATAGCAAGAGACGCCCCACAATTTCCTTTCTATTGGATGCTGAACCTACCAAACAAGAATCTATAAAATTAAGTGATACAGAACCAGATAATAAACCACCATTGTTAGCCCATGGACTTGAAAGATCTTTATATGAACCTGTAACGTTGCATCCTTTAAAGGATCAAAGGAGTGGGGTCTACAATTTTGCACGAGAGGTTGAAAATATTGCTCCTGAGATGTTAGAAAAGAAATCgttagaagaagatgcaTTGTTCATTACGCCGCATCGAGATAAAGCTCTTTTGACTCTTGCGAACAAGTTtaatcaaaaatatatttcttctaCGAGTTCCATGACTTCGGTGTTATCACACTTGCATTTCCTATTGTCAAACTTTAGacaattaaatattgtGGAATCATCTATCTCCAAAAATTTCCCTCAAATTAATTGTAATTTTACTAAAGGTGCACAATTCCCAGCAACTATAATACTACGGAAAATGGATAAAAAAGTACGCTCCATTGACCCTGATAGAAGCCTggataaagaaattatctTGTCCATTTTAGGTCATACTTTGGAAGATTTTCTTACGAAAAGACCGCCTGTGAAGGTAGAAAGTTaccattattcaaaaattgatgatttcatACTAAGATCTCAATTAGATGCGTATGATCCGAAATTACCAGGAACAGGGGTATTCGATTTGAAAACTAGAGC
It encodes the following:
- the RTS1 gene encoding protein phosphatase 2A regulatory subunit RTS1 (ancestral locus Anc_7.106); protein product: MMRGFKQKLIKKTSGSSSSSSSGNNSSSNSKKKEREKNEKSSTTSTGSTANSSSGSRKSSTSKESRHTANKSTSSSTSTAKHHSQNGSSSSTPSTSSSSNSSSTKTESKSKSDHGKSNHSATSSTETVKDNTQAKSSNHHSSHPNTELQTPTVTITTNATNTTPIPKPHPTLLAAASAIAPSSPTSNNTQPTATSPGIDIPRSSHSFERLPTPTKLNADSDLELVKTPQRHSSSRFEPSRYTQLTKLPNFDEVSPEERIALFIAKVDQCNTMFDFNDPSFDIQGKEIKRITLQELIEFIVTNRFQYSNEMYSHVVTMFKINLFRPIPPPVNPIGDIYDPDEDEPVNELAWPHMQLIYEFFLRFVESPDFNHQIAKQYIDQNFILKLLELFDSEDIRERDCLKTTLHRIYGKFLSLRSFIRRSINNIFLQFTYETERFNGIAELLEILGSIINGFALPLKEEHKVFLVRILIPLHKVRCLSLYHPQLAYCIVQFLEKEPLLTEEVVMGLLRYWPKINSTKEIMFLNEIEDIFEVIEPLEFIKVEVPLFVQLAKCISSSHFQVAEKVLSYWNNEYFLNLCIENAEVILPIIFPALYELTSQLELESNNNSNSDLNGGMLNSNPGMGGSGNADVDNLNGLCDPYMLVEQAINSGSWNRAIHAMAFKALKIFLETNPVLYENCNALYLSSVKETEKRKIQREENWKKLEEYVDNLKISDYNKKSENGNENNNDDMHDDSEHTNNVQSKENTVSNTMDESGHASLKDHDIFEGAEEAIPESDSEDNDDDDNTNDLTGSSNAMNMDAGNDIEL
- the NCAS0I00600 gene encoding emp24/gp25L/p24 family protein (ancestral locus Anc_7.108), whose product is MTMTNKLYCLFFALLFAFTSTVYSANTHLGIALPAHGKECFYYDMDSEDDTIVVGFQVLTGGDYDIDFEIIGPDGSAIGREEQKKASDFLLKSFGVGQYSFCYMNNYGNEDKVVEIIIEKERPITNDNIAAEDLLAYNSIEEIDRSLDKISKLLQYLRAREWRNMHTVNSTKSRLRWLAFLGIGVTVAVSILQAVIIEFFFKGRSSNYV